From the genome of Muricauda sp. SCSIO 64092, one region includes:
- a CDS encoding universal stress protein — translation MKTILYATDCDPKKATALRYAYRISKILKAELHVVHVYDLMPFTTAAVRSRGILERNYFKDRHISLFNYCREQLKFELGSHKPYFHVVRNSSVTRGIAEVVRKINADLVLVGVKSPNTLRGVFTGNIGNELMGILECPLLILPEDFDYHGLSTLLYATDFEETDFYAIESLVAFAEPYGALIKIIHVPRAKEFNFESKARWFKQTLAQRIAYPEIVFSAERAEDVESGILDHVSKDMPEMLVMMEREHSSFLDRFFHRDMVKTMEGEISIPLLVFNKKGIEVKLTEEPTDSLRMQWV, via the coding sequence TTATAGAATTAGCAAGATCTTAAAGGCAGAGTTACATGTGGTGCATGTTTACGATTTAATGCCCTTCACTACAGCTGCGGTGAGGTCCAGGGGTATCTTGGAAAGGAACTATTTCAAAGATCGGCACATCAGTTTATTCAACTATTGCAGGGAGCAGTTAAAATTTGAACTTGGCTCCCACAAGCCCTATTTTCATGTGGTAAGGAATAGTTCGGTGACCAGGGGAATTGCAGAAGTTGTACGGAAAATCAATGCCGATTTGGTCTTGGTGGGTGTCAAAAGCCCAAATACCCTTAGGGGCGTGTTTACCGGCAATATTGGAAATGAGCTGATGGGGATTTTGGAATGCCCATTGTTGATCCTTCCGGAAGATTTTGATTACCACGGACTTTCCACCCTACTTTATGCAACTGATTTTGAAGAAACGGATTTTTATGCCATAGAAAGTTTGGTAGCGTTTGCCGAACCTTATGGTGCCCTGATCAAGATTATCCATGTCCCAAGGGCAAAGGAATTCAATTTTGAAAGTAAGGCGAGATGGTTTAAGCAGACCCTTGCCCAGCGGATAGCCTATCCGGAAATTGTGTTTTCGGCCGAACGGGCCGAGGATGTGGAATCCGGAATACTTGATCATGTATCCAAGGATATGCCCGAGATGCTGGTTATGATGGAGCGGGAACACTCCTCCTTTTTGGATAGGTTTTTTCACAGGGATATGGTAAAGACCATGGAAGGGGAGATTTCGATACCACTGTTGGTTTTCAACAAAAAGGGCATTGAGGTAAAACTTACCGAGGAACCCACCGATAGCTTGCGCATGCAATGGGTTTAA